A single window of Candoia aspera isolate rCanAsp1 chromosome 3, rCanAsp1.hap2, whole genome shotgun sequence DNA harbors:
- the NBN gene encoding nibrin, with protein sequence MWKLCPADEAGGGQLYRLLVGVEYVVGRKNCGILIQNDQSMSRSHAILSVNHSQVNLSQSSSFPELTLKDTSKYGTFVNGERLPNGNTMTLRSGDRITFGVFESKYRVEYEPLVVCSSCLDVSQKSGLNKNILQLGGHVVNEWKEDCTHLAMVSVKVTVKTICALICGRPILKPGYFDELIKAIQAKQQLPLPERFFPQVDEPSIENERIDLTKCPRRRTIFRGKTFIFLTAKQHAKLNSAIKLGGGEAKLLTVKTEEAAALIASNTCVIEVGSTNSQPSVSAWDKKWVDDITAALQRKNYRAISEAEIGLAVIFASTERYCNPQTSPSGDIKTATAASHVSGQSLSQSVIVEETAMPSNQDDISPYVADAEMDKLMDTLLMELSEEKTKKETPVIQSQDITTVKETPAGTGSINRGRILPELKKTLRADCTSLACSASEISSHSRNRERDSQQQLNSIKNYFQTTAKKRERNEEVETPSSKHAKMEKTSSQVSHQTPSVPFLLWENSMDSPKGQCASKRVNDSYMDSRKSFIMENNKSKQTDMESIPVETPESKKRKELEDSVEDEASLELVFASQELSPEEDIGDQDEENAQNAKKKMKLDNKGEISTKIEATRFLEKNEEPIPAENQKEDIKEEPPEPNPDKCMDDSSYLPSKLLLMEFRSLVVTQPRKIGCPANSDYGHLNNFKQFKKIAYPGAGRLPNIIGGSDLIAHHARRNSDMEDWLRQEMEEQSRQTREESLADDLFRYDPRIKRR encoded by the exons gACAGCTGTATCGGCTTCTAGTTGGAGTCGAGTATGTTGTTGGACGAAAGAATTGTGGAATTTTAATTCAAAATGATCAATCAATGAGCCGAAGTCACGCAATTCTTTCAGTTAATCATTCCCAGGTGAATCTT AGTCAATCCTCATCATTTCCTGAATTAACTTTGAAAGACACTTCAAAATATGGTACCTTTGTTAATGGAGAAAGGCTCCCCAATGGTAATACCATGACCTTAAGATCTGGTGACAGAATCACCTTTGGAGTCTTTGAAAGCAAGTACAG AGTAGAATATGAGCCACTGGTTGTGTGTTCTTCATGCTTAGATGTTTCGCAGAAAAGtggtttaaataaaaacattcttcAGCTGGGTGGCCATGTGGTAAATGAGTGGAAAGAAGACTGTACCCATCTTGCTATGGTTTCGGTCAAAGTTACTGTGAAG ACAATATGTGCACTGATTTGTGGCCGACCAATTTTGAAGCCAGGGTATTTTGATGAATTAATCAAAGCCATTCAAGCAAAGCAACAGTTACCACTGCCTGAAAG ATTTTTTCCACAAGTTGATGAACCAAGTATTGAGAATGAAAGAATAGATCTGACCAAGTGTCCTCGAAGAAGAACTATCTTCAGaggaaaaacttttatttttcttacggCAAAGCAG CATGCAAAATTGAATTCAGCGATTAAGCTTGGAGGAGGAGAGGCAAAACTGTTGACTGTCAAAACAGAAGAGGCTGCTGCTTTGATAGCATCTAACACTTGTGTCATTGAAGTAGGATCTACAAACTCTCAACCATCAGTTTCTGCCTGGGATAAGAAATGGGTTGATGACATCACAGCTGCCTTGCAGAG GAAGAACTACAGAGCAATTTCAGAGGCAGAAATTGGTTTAGCAGTTATTTTTGCATCTACAGAAAGATACTGTAATCCTCAAACTTCACCCAGTGGAG ATATAAAAACTGCTACAGCAGCATCCCATGTCTCTGGACAAAGTCTTTCTCAGAGTGTGATAGTGGAGGAAACAGCAATGCCTTCTAACCAAGATGACATCAGTCCATATGTAGCGGATGCAGAAATGGACAAACTGATGGACACATTACT TATGGAATTAtcagaagagaaaacaaagaaagaaactccTGTAATCCAGTCACAGGATATAACTACCGTTAAGGAGACTCCAGCAGGAACAGGCAGTATAAACAGAGGGAGAATCTTGCCTGAGCTGAAGAAGACACTCCGAGCTGACTGCACCAGTCTGGCATGCTCAGCTTCTGAAATTTCGAGTCATAgcaggaacagagagagagattcacaGCAACAACTGAATTCAATTAAAAATTACTTCCAGACCACTGCTAAAAAGAG aGAAAGGAATGAGGAAGTAGAAACACCATCATCGAAACATGCAAAGATGGAGAAGACGTCATCCCAGGTTTCCCATCAAACACCATCTGTACCTTTTTTGCTATGGGAAAACAGTATGGATTCTCCAAAAGGACAGTGTGCATCAAAACGAGTAAATGACTCATACATGGACTCAAGAAAATCATTCATAATGGAAAATAACAAGTCAAAGCAAACAGATATGGAAAGTATCCCTGTTGAAACGCCTGaatcaaaaaagagaaaagaattagAGGACTCCGTTGAAGATGAAGCGTCATTAGAACTTGTATTTGCAAGCCAGGAGCTGAGCCCAGAAGAGGATATAGGAgatcaggatgaggaaaatgctcagaatgcaaagaagaaaatgaaactggACAATaaaggagaaatatcaacaaaaaTAGAAGCCACTAGATTTTTG gaaaaaaatgaggaacCCATTCCAGCAGAAAACCAGAAGGAAGATATCAAAGAAGAACCGCCAGAACCT AATCCAGATAAATGTATGGATGATTCAAGTTATCTACCCAGTAAGCTTTTGCTAATGGAATTTAGATCATTGGTTGTTACTCAGCCAAGGAAAATTGGTTGTCCAGCAAATTCAGATTATGGGCATCTGAACAactttaaacaatttaaaaag ataGCTTATCCTGGGGCAGGAAGACTTCCAAACATTATTGGAGGATCAGATCTGATAGCTCACCATGCTAGAAGGAATTCTGACATGGAAGACTGGTTGAGACAAGAAATGGAG GAGCAGAGTCGCCAAACAAGAGAGGAATCACTTGCAGATGATCTGTTCCG GTATGATCCGCGAATAAAAAGAAGATAA